Below is a genomic region from Gadus macrocephalus chromosome 14, ASM3116895v1.
ATGAGGGGCGGAGCTGCAGCCGGGCACATCAACCTGTTCAGCATGGACTCTGACAGAGCCAGCAGCCTGATTGGAGGAAAGAAGCCGCACCAGAAACATAGAGGAGGAGTCgctggacaggtgtgtgtgtgtgtgtgtgtgtgtgtgtgtgtgtgtgtgtgtgtgtgtgtgtgtgtgtgtgtgtgtgtgtgtgtgtgtgtgtgtgtgtgtgtgtgtgtgtgtgtgtgtgtgtgtgtgtgtgtgtgtgtgtgtgtgtgtgtgtgtgtgtcagtcagcaAAGGTGTGACCAATTAATGATAATGGCCAGAGTTAGAGCTGCCTTCATTGTTTAACTACTAGGTGTTATTACTTGTTATGTTTCAAATAGTTTTATTCAACAGAACAGAACTGTTTCCAATATTGCGTGTGCATGAAGGTTTGTGATCGACCACACGGCAGCATGTCTATTCCGTCAAGGGAAACGACTGACTCTCTGTTTTTTATGACCGTGGGGGGCCAGGCATTCGGTGTGGGGGCTCTCGAGGACGAAGATGAAGAGGTGTACCACAGAGACGCCATGTCTAACTATGACATGGtcctgggaggggaggagcctggggACGGGCTGTATGGGTGGACCGCCCCCCAGCAGTACAAGAAGAAGAAAGGTACTTCCTGTTTCCATGTGGTGCACTTcctgtttacatgtggtccactTCCTGTGGTCCTCCTCTCTTTATTGTACTTATAGCAACATGTTAAAAACATTGTTGTATAAACCTTTTGCATTTCTCTATTTTCCTCTTTCCACTTCAGAGAAGAATAGCGATGTCTCATACCTGGGGAAGATTCTGGAAGGATTCACTCTGGCCTCAAAAACTGTTGAAGTGAAAACCGTAAGTTTACCTGTCTGCAGGTCTCTCTCCGTGTCAGAATGTTTAGAGGCCATTTAGTCACATCCTTCTTATATATTTGTGCCTAAATGTTTTTAGCATCTCTCTAATATATTGTGACCTGATGGAGAACTCAGCAACTGTTACACTTGTCTTCAGATGTCCCAAAGTAATTTACCAGTAACCAACAACGTATTTTGACTTGGACCTGTGGTTCCCATCACGTCCGTCCACAACGACATTGTCTGACTATATGGTTCACTTTGACACACCTCCATGTAGgagctgctcgattatggaaaaaatcataatcacgtttattttggtcaatattgaaatcacgattattcaaacgattgtttttgagtttgaaaacatgatgtatttattcagcatgccCCCCCCAAAAACTTTGAAacttcgccttaaaaaaatacacaaaatggtcaaaaataaatgttcaaaaTCTAAattaatgtacagatatgtatccagttGATCTGCACTTtccataaaacatttaataaaaaaaaagttagttttgtgatcgtttgacgctgaaaatcgaaatcgcgatcaaagtTCAATGAACCGCCCAACCCTACCACCATGCTTACCCCCCACTGCTGTCTCAGGTCTTCACCCCGCCCAGCCTGCCCCGGGACTACCGGCCCGTGCACCACTTCCGCCCGGTGGTGGACCTCACCAAGGTCAGCCCCATCGTGGCCGCGGCCCTGCAGGCGTCCCGGGGCCAGATGGTCCCGGAGCAGGCGGGGCCCAGCGGGAGACACAACATGGACTCTGGCCAGAGGGCGGCGCTGCTGGGAGAAGAGGCCCTGCAAGGTGAGGCTGAGCCTGCTGGGCAGGAcgtgatgtcacttcctcctccttcttttcCTCGGCTAACTCTGCCTTTTGATGTTGTGGCGGGACCTAACGGACATGTTCCTAGTCTAACCGGGAATCAAAGAACATAGGCCCGATGTGGTGACTGTTGAGTGTTACTAGCATCTGAAGGCATCCTGTCAAAACGGGAAAAAACATTTTACAATGTCAAATTTTGTAACCCTTTTTTCAGTGGTACAGAAATGAACGTGTGTATCACTGCCCCCTAGGACCCACCTCAGTGCTGGACATGCTCCGTCCAGAAGACCGGGAGAGGCTGGCCCAGCTGCGGAGCTCCTCCCAGccggcccctggccccgcccccaccaagGACCCCCACGGTAGCATGGTGTCTGCCGGGGGCGCCGCCGCCCGGGCGCTGGCTCAGCAGGCCCTGGCCTCCAGGTTCCAGCCGGGGCCCTCCCCTGGGGGTCTGGGCCCCTCGCCCGCTGCCCTGGGGCCCTCGCCTTGTGGCCCTGGGAGCTTCAAGCCGTTTGAGAAGAACCCCAGCAAGCAGGCCCGCTACGAGCTGTACGTCAGCAGGATGAGGCAGGGGGACCGAGGTAGGAGGACCCGCTGGCTCGCTCTCTACAGGCCTTTACTGCGGGGagtagtggtggtggcggtggtggtggtggtggtggtggtggtggtggtggtggtggtggtggtggtacccTTACATTTTACGTTTAGCAGATCCTTagtccaaagagacttacattTGTCGGAAGCAAGAGAAACGtctatatattgctgtcggtacagtacggCTGTTCATAGAAATTAGGGTCAACTTGCCAAGCGCTAACAATCGctagatagctaggataaaatGATACACAATGCAAGcactttttttaagtgcaagtgCTAGTTTTAGTCAGTAACACAAGCAGTGATTCTACCCCACCATACCATAATAACACTGAAAACTGAAGAACCGTAACTTAACGTCTGTCTAACTtaacgtctgtctgtctgcctgtccgtctgtctgtctgtctgtctgtctgtctgtctgtctgtctgtctgtctgtctgtctgtctgtctgtctgtctgtctgtatgcctgtgtctgtctctctgtctgtctgtctctctgtctgtctctctgtctgtttctctgtctgtctgtctgtctgtctgtctgtctgtctgtctgtctgtctgtctgtctgtctgtctgtctgtcggtctttgtatctgtctgtctgtctgtctgtctctttctgtctgcctgtctctttctgtctgtctgtctgtctgtctgtctgtctgtctgtctgtctctccctccctccctccctccctccctccctccctccaggggcCCTGGACGACAGCATTGACGGCAGCATGACGGAgtgggagaggagcagggagcggGAGGAGTTCTCCCGCTCGGCCCTGCTCTACCGTCCCAGcggctccttcctgtcctcccgCTTCACCAGCGCCAAGCACGCCGACGACCTGGACAGCGTGGAGGTGCCCCGCGACCAGGAggtcagaacccccccccccacgccccgccTACGTTACCGTAGCAACCATGGCAACACGCTGTACCGTAGCATCGAACCCTGTGCATATTATATCAAACAACTCTTTACCAGAGCAAACCTGTGTCATGTATATGAATACAGTCATGTATATACATGAAGGCAAAACTATCATGTATCATGTCAAACTGTACTGTACCCTACTGTACTAAAGAACATTATATGACATACCATGACAGACCACACTATACCATGTTATCATAGAAAACCTTATACACCACACCATGATGTTATCATGCCATAGCAAACCACACTATACCATGTTACCATAACGAAGCACACTATACCATGTTATCATAACGAAGCACACTATACCATGTTACCATAACGAAGCACACTATACCATGTTACCATAACGAACCACACTATACCATGTTACCATAACGAAGCACACTATACCATGTTATAACGAACCACACTATACCATGTTATAACGAACCACACTATACCATCCCCAGGGTGACGAAGATGATAAGCAGGCCGCCGTGAAGATGAAGATGTTTGGGAAGCTGACCAGAGACTCCCTGGAGTGGCATCCTGACCCACTGCTCTGTAAGAGGTTCAACCTCCCTGACCCCTACCCTGGGtaagaccaacacacaccctgacccccaccctgggtaagaccaacacacaccctgacccccaccctgggtaagaccaacacacaccctgacccccaccctgggtaagaccaacacacaccctgacccccaccctgggtgagaccaacacacacacacacacacacaccctgacccccacccccaccctgggtgagaccaacacacaccctgacccccaccctgggtgagaccaacacacaccctgacccccaccctgggtgagaccaacacacaccctgacccccaccctgggTAAGACCAACAcgcaccctgacccccaccctgggtgagaccaacacacaccctgacccccaccctgggtgagaccaacacacaccctgacccccaccctgggTAAGAgaccaacacgcacgcacacacacacacacaccctgacccccacccccaccctgggtgagaccaacacacaccctgacccccaccctgggtaagaccaacacacacacacacacacgcacgcatgtgcaaacacaccctgacccccaccctggtagagacacacaaacactcttttCCGTCTCTCTTTTTCCAACTATTGTTTTCAATACATGCTAGTTCCTGTTGTGTTGTTTGCCTCATCCAAAAACAGTCTGTCTgccttgtctgtctgtgttttctgtcttgtctgtctgtctctgcgtgtCCAGTTCAGGGATCGTGGGTCTACCGACGGTGAAGAGGGACCGCTTCTCCGTCTTCAACTTCCTCACCGTAGCGGAGCCCACGGCGGCCGCGCCCGCTACGCCAGGTAACACGCGTCCTCCCCTACACAGTAAGagtcaggaggggggggggggtctagaacagcagtcctactggggcccaatcccatttctgccccttaccccttcccccttccccttgttttgaagggggaaggggaaggggtaaggggtagaaataggattgggcctaaggcccaatcctatttctaccccttcccccttccccttccccttccccttcccccttaccccttccccttcccccttcccccttcaaaacaagggggaggggtaaggggaaggggtaaggggtagaaatgggattgtgCCTGGGTTACAGCAGAGCTTGTGGGGGGAGACGGACCGGACCTCAGATAATAATCTATGAGAGTGAGAGGCCAGGCTAGGGAGCATCATATCGACCAATACACCGTGCCCTATAAACCAATGCTGCATCAGACACACTGCTCTGTACCAAACAACGTTATACGATGGGGGGCCtgcccccaccctcaccacccctacctctcccttcctctgtcctcctctcccccccccccccctctcctcagcTCTCCCGGAGCCCACCAAGAGATCCAGGTGGGACTCCACCAATAAGAAGGAGAAGACAGAGGAGGACCCCCTGGGCGACTTCCTTTCCACGGCTCGGAGCCAGGCCTCGGCCGCCCAGGGGGGCCCGTCCAGCACAGAGCCGTCCGGCATGGACCCTGCTCCTGCCCCGGATCCCCCGGCAGAACCGGACACAAAGGTGTGTGAGGAACGCCAACAGCCAGGCGTGTGTTGTTCCATCCCAGCACCGAGGGGTAGCCCCAACTAGTCCATAGAGGTCAATAGAGGAAATAGAGGTTGGTCTAGAGAGGTTAGTCTAGAGAGGTTAGTCTAGAGAGGTTAGTCTAGACAGGTTAGTTTAGAGAGGTTGGTTTAGAGAGGTTAGTCTTGCAGGTAGTACTGAGAGGTAAGTCTAGACAGGTTAGTCTAGAGAGGTTAGTCTCGAGAGTTCAGTCTAGACAGGTTAGTCTAGAGAGGTTAGTCGTGAGTGGTTAGTCTTGCTGTTAGTCTAGAGAGGTTAGTCTAGACAGGTTAGTCTAGAGAGGTTATTCTAGACAGGCTAGTCTAGAGAGGTTAGTCTTGCAGGTAGTCTAGAGAGGTTAGTCTAGACAGGTTAGTCGGGAGAGGTTAGTCTTGCTGTTAGTCTAGAGAGGTTGCTGTAGAGAGGTTAGTCTAGACAGGTTAGTCTAGAGAGGTTGCTGTAGAGAGGTTAGTCTAGACAGGTTAGTCTAGAGAGGTTGGTGTAGAGAGGTTAGTCTTGCAGGCAGTCTAGAGAGGTTAGTCTAGAGAGGTTAGTCTAGTGAGGTTAGTCTTGCGGTTAGTCTAGAGAGGTACGTTTAGAGAGGTCAATATTGCGGTCAGTCTATTGGTCAGGTTGTTGCTCTCCCAGCTAATCGTTCTCTACCTGTTGAGGTGGGATGTCGTGGTCCAGCCCTGTGTTGGCATGGTTACACTGGGTGTTCATGCACATCCCTCTGTGTCCTGCAGACCAAGGACGCCCCCGGCtctgacgaagaggaggaggacgaggagaggccCTCCATGGACCTCTTCAAAGCCGTCTTCGCCAGCTCTTCCGACGAgaagtcatcctcctcctcctcctctgaggaagaggatgaggaggataagGATGAAGGGGAGCATCTGGCCGGCGCCGGCAGTCTGTTCAACATCATGCCGAGCGTGAAGAGTACGACGCCCTCCTCGACGGCCGCGGTGCCACCTGGTAATGACTCACTGTCTAAGGGAAAGGATTCTGATCCTTCTTGTTCTCGGAGATGTGATAGAGTGCTGTTCTAGCAGAACCACCAGTGACCAGTGTGGGGTCATGAAGACCTCGCTGGTGGTGAGGAACTGTTGAGTAGGGATGTGTTTACTTCTTGGTAAGATCATCGTTTTTGTGTCTGACGTTCCatgtctgttttttttaatgttttgacCCTATTTTTGAAGACGTTATTATAGACCCTTCCTTAATAAACCTGATCACTTACTGACATTAAGTATTGTTTCTGAAGCGTTGGCGGTTACGGTGAAGCCTGACCCGGATgcagctccgccccctccgcaggaagaggaggagtttgGACCCAAGCTCCCGCCCCCTTCGGCTGCACTATGTGAGTAGAATGATGACGAGCTGCTTGGTCGCCATGACAACGGTGTTTTCAGGTTCATCTGGTTCTAGTGTAATGAGATGGTTCTGGTGAAATATGTCAGTTTCCAGTGTTGCAAGATTGTCCCGGATGTGTCTGGTTCTGGTGAGATATGTTTGGTTTTAGTGCGGAGAGATGGTTCTGGTGAGATGTGTTTGGTTTTAGTGCGAAGAGATGGTCCTGGTGAGATGTTTCTGGTTCTGTTGTAACGAGATGGTTCTGTTGTGATGAGATGTGTCTGGTTCTGTCGTGCTGAGATGTGTCTGGTTCTGGTGTTTatagctgcagcagcagcgggaGAGTCGTCGCGGTGCCTCCCTCCTAAGCAGGAGAAGCCGACCAGGAGCAAGGAGAAACACAAGGCCAAGAAACAACACAAGCACAAGAAGGACAAGAAGGTAGAGAGCTGAGTCCTCTCAAGTCTCCACGTTCAACTCCAACCTAACCTCAGCCCTGACCTTTAAACTCTCCCTCTAGGCCTTTATTCTTTTACactctgtgtgtatttatacgGGCTTTGTGCTTTTTGGCCAGAAGAATAAAGAGAGACACGGAAGTGTGGTGAGGAAAAGAGACGGACATGTGACATATAATCAGAACTGGGTCATGTATTTATGATATGATAACCTAGCACACCAGCAGATTGACGCCATACCTCTGAGATTTTAACCTTGACGAGACCTTTTTTAATGTATCCATGCGCCTTCCTTGCTCTTCTGGTAACGGTAGTAGTTCAATTGACTTATAAAGCGCATTTCTAACCAGTGACCGTTCCtagcgctttacaatgttgcctcacgttcacccattcatattcacattcacacatgcaaagcgacagccagcttgtcgagAGCAGTCAGGACGAGGTGTCTCGCtctgggacacctcgacactcagctaggaggagccgggaatcgaaactagcaaccttccggtgacCAGTCAACCCGCCCTACAACCTTCTGAACTTCAACCCCTCTGACTTTGCTCCTCTGACATTTCATTGACCAGGTCATGAATACCTGTCCACGTCCATACCCTAACCTCTCTGTTTGTCCTTTGCATTTCATTTACTGGTAATCCTGTATTAACCTCTCTCctctgacctttaacccctTGTCGTCCTCATGCCCGTTTGAGTGCAGAAGAAGAAACAGAAgaagcacaaacacaaagggaaggagaaggagaagaagaagaagagcaggaAGTCCGACAGCAGTTCAGAGGGCGAGGAGGACGAGCCTGGCCAGGTGTCCACAGAGGAGCTGCTCcagaggtcaagggtcaccCCGCCCTACTTTACCGTCGGTTGTATCTGCTCATAGTCGTCCGACCTGGAAGTAGTATTTGAACAGCCTGCTACTTTGTCTTCAAATTTTGTAgggtataaaataataataaaaaataaaacctgaTATAATagttacaataaatacaaatagaaaaaacaaaataatgactgtttttatgctgttataaaatatatatcgaAGATATTTTTCAAATCTCAAAAATACaaatggaaaacacaatattaactgttatgttttttttctttcaggtTGAAAAGTATCCGTTCCAAGGAAGTGTGGTGAAGGATAATGTCCTCTGTGAGGACAGAAAACCACGTCTGCTTATTTTAGTGAATCTATcatgttttgaaaataaaatgttacccaaaggtgttttttttttttgagtctACTCAAATTCAACCATCATAATAATCTGTATTCAAATTAAACAGTCAATGCAAGATATTGTTAACACAACACATTTAGCCAAACTATTTCTTACTATTGATCTTTGATTGAATatcacgcacaagcacacacacacacacagaccaacaagcacagacacacacacacaccctctcactcacacccacacacacgcacacaggcttgTATAGTGTAGCTATGGTAACCGCCTGCAGTTCAATGGCATCATAAACACATGTAGAGTAAGTTCAGCACTTGACTGCTGAAGTCACCGATACGTATAAGCATGGCCCTAAGGGACAGCGACCCCCTAGCGCTGGACGAGCCTGCAGGGGGCGGGCAGGACCACCcggggggatgggaggaggagacggaggtccGCCAGCCCAGCTCCAAGGTAGAGGGGGACTCCCGTTTGACACCGCGAACTGCAGATCGCACATCGATGGTTTCAGTGTGTTCAAGACACGTTTGGTCACGTCAGTCAGTTTTTTGTGCTTTAtgatcttatttttttttttatgagtaTTTTATGTGGCACCGGGAACCATCATAGTGAAATTATTAAACGTTAATGTATCAGATGTCAACACCGCCGTCGACTGCATTACACGTCGCCTAGCAACCGAACTCTGTAGTTGCGAAActcccaagccccccccccaaacccacaCCGTCATCCATCTGTTGATTGGGAAATAAGGTTCTTGAGGTTTAGGGTTCTACATGTTACCTGTAAGGTCCTGTATATGGTTGGTGTGTggcttctctgtgtgtttgggttctAGGTTCCCTGTTAGGTGTGTTTGTTCTGAGTTTGGGTTCTAGGTTCCCTGTAAGGTGtgttggttctgtgtgtttggctgCTACATTCCCCCGTAAGCTATGTTGGTTCTGCGTGATTTGGTTCTAGGTGTTGGTTCTGTATGTTTGGGTTCTAGGTTCCCTGTAAGGTGtgttggttctgtgtgtttgggttctATGTTCCCTGTAAGGTGTGtaggttctgtgtgtttgggttctAGGTTCCCTGTAAGGTGTGtaggttctgtgtgtttgggttctAGGTTCCCTGTAAGGTGTGtaggttctgtgtgtttgggttctAGGTTCCCTTTAAGGTGCTGCGTGGACATGGCGAGGCTGTGACCAGCTGTCACCTGTGCTTCGACGACAGCCGTCTGCTGACCAGCTCCCATGACAACACAGCCATCATATGggtgaacaggaagtgatgtcactaATAGCTGCAGTTATTAGTCAACCCAGAGCTatttagagagatggcatctcTCTAAATAGCTTTGAGTCAACCTAATTCAACGAAACAGTATGACTAACAATGCCATGAAAACAAACGATTACCTGGATGAGTTACTGATGACTGGGTTTGAAGTAGAAACCATTATGATAGCATTGAAATCCCATAGAATGTCAGCATATCGACAAGTAAGCTTGAGTACAAGTACTTTATTCAGGACACAGATCGGCTGGTGGCCTTGCAGTGCTACGGAGGATCTCATTCTGCTGGCATCAGCGAATGTGCCCTGGTCCCAGGAACCAACCGGTGAGCCGTTCCAcaacagaccagaccagactaggCCACATAGCACTTTACTGTACAGGGCCAGAGTTGACCACATAGAATCTCAATGGACCAGTGAGAAGAATGAAACAGGTAGAATGTAACCAGACTCAAACCCCAGACTTCAAGGTggtcaaaataaaaaatgcgTTGGATGGGGCGGTTCTGGTCACTTATGATCACCAAAATGGTTTGTTTAATATCATGTATCACTTTATATATTCTGGTCACTTATGATCACCAAAATGGTTTGGTTAATATCAGCCATCactttatatataatattcacGATAAACTAGCAATACATAATTAACAATCCTAACCTAACCTACCAAGAATAACCAAACCTTACAAAACATACCAAGTTTGACTAAACCTATCCTAACAATAACAATCGTTAAACAATTTAAGgtattcaacaaagatagctaggttaagatgctacacaactaagtacttatttatttttatgtactGCCAGGACGTAAAACATACAAttagtgcgtacattaagtgccaggacgtagaaCATACAAAAAGTGTGTATAATTAATTGCCAGGACAGACCTACAAGGTGTTTCTACTTGTTATGTTTCCTTTGTGTCATGGCTTGCGCCCCAATCTCAGGTGGGAATCATCAACTCATTACGTTCTGATTGGTCAGCTGGTGTCGGGCAGCATTTAAAATCCCAAACGATTTGTCTTCATGTGGTAGTGTCTATTTGAAAGAATGGCAGCAGTATCCCTCTTTACGTGGTAAGTGATGCATTTTATGATTATTTAAGTTTTCTTTTGAGTTATTTGATTGTTGTGATTGAACCAGATTTTTAATGCAGTTCTTGTTTGTAACTTCTTTCCTGTATTAGGGTCTTCCTCCAAGCAGTTTTGCTTTTGGATGTCCACTGTAGGCCTGTTAAGATGGGTGTGTATTCTGAAATGGAGGCTTTGATTAAATTGAGTCATGGTTTAAATTCTTACttgttttaaatttgat
It encodes:
- the gpatch1 gene encoding G patch domain-containing protein 1 isoform X1 produces the protein MASDGDNDEDFVNYGTPLEPLEEDEPLRRPVPLHEQTVKDEKGRFQRFHGAFTGGFSAGYFNTVGSKEGWTPSTFVSSRQQKAGQQQARPEDFMDQEDFGEHGMAPTEISTSAEYQSSRRDKIQDKAKTIHALSAPIPGDTLLEELIAPARLSIGVELLKKMGWKEGQGVGPRVKRKASRQKTKKDSAVKVYGCAAPRAGSEESEDEDEDEFAPQNVTFAPKDVSPIDFNPKVGVHGLGYHGLDPGRAMRGGAAAGHINLFSMDSDRASSLIGGKKPHQKHRGGVAGQAFGVGALEDEDEEVYHRDAMSNYDMVLGGEEPGDGLYGWTAPQQYKKKKEKNSDVSYLGKILEGFTLASKTVEVKTVFTPPSLPRDYRPVHHFRPVVDLTKVSPIVAAALQASRGQMVPEQAGPSGRHNMDSGQRAALLGEEALQGPTSVLDMLRPEDRERLAQLRSSSQPAPGPAPTKDPHGSMVSAGGAAARALAQQALASRFQPGPSPGGLGPSPAALGPSPCGPGSFKPFEKNPSKQARYELYVSRMRQGDRGALDDSIDGSMTEWERSREREEFSRSALLYRPSGSFLSSRFTSAKHADDLDSVEVPRDQEGDEDDKQAAVKMKMFGKLTRDSLEWHPDPLLCKRFNLPDPYPGSGIVGLPTVKRDRFSVFNFLTVAEPTAAAPATPALPEPTKRSRWDSTNKKEKTEEDPLGDFLSTARSQASAAQGGPSSTEPSGMDPAPAPDPPAEPDTKTKDAPGSDEEEEDEERPSMDLFKAVFASSSDEKSSSSSSSEEEDEEDKDEGEHLAGAGSLFNIMPSVKSTTPSSTAAVPPALAVTVKPDPDAAPPPPQEEEEFGPKLPPPSAALSAAAAGESSRCLPPKQEKPTRSKEKHKAKKQHKHKKDKKKKKQKKHKHKGKEKEKKKKSRKSDSSSEGEEDEPGQVSTEELLQRLKSIRSKEVW
- the gpatch1 gene encoding G patch domain-containing protein 1 isoform X2, whose protein sequence is MASDGDNDEDFVNYGTPLEPLEEDEPLRRPVPLHEQTVKDEKGRFQRFHGAFTGGFSAGYFNTVGSKEGWTPSTFVSSRQQKAGQQQARPEDFMDQEDFGEHGMAPTEISTSAEYQSSRRDKIQDKAKTIHALSAPIPGDTLLEELIAPARLSIGVELLKKMGWKEGQGVGPRVKRKASRQKTKKDSAVKVYGCAAPRAGSEESEDEDEDEFAPQNVTFAPKDVSPIDFNPKVGVHGLGYHGLDPGRAMRGGAAAGHINLFSMDSDRASSLIGGKKPHQKHRGGVAGQAFGVGALEDEDEEVYHRDAMSNYDMVLGGEEPGDGLYGWTAPQQYKKKKEKNSDVSYLGKILEGFTLASKTVEVKTVFTPPSLPRDYRPVHHFRPVVDLTKVSPIVAAALQASRGQMVPEQAGPSGRHNMDSGQRAALLGEEALQGPTSVLDMLRPEDRERLAQLRSSSQPAPGPAPTKDPHGSMVSAGGAAARALAQQALASRFQPGPSPGGLGPSPAALGPSPCGPGSFKPFEKNPSKQARYELYVSRMRQGDRGALDDSIDGSMTEWERSREREEFSRSALLYRPSGSFLSSRFTSAKHADDLDSVEVPRDQEGDEDDKQAAVKMKMFGKLTRDSLEWHPDPLLCKRFNLPDPYPGSGIVGLPTVKRDRFSVFNFLTVAEPTAAAPATPALPEPTKRSRWDSTNKKEKTEEDPLGDFLSTARSQASAAQGGPSSTEPSGMDPAPAPDPPAEPDTKTKDAPGSDEEEEDEERPSMDLFKAVFASSSDEKSSSSSSSEEEDEEDKDEGEHLAGAGSLFNIMPSVKSTTPSLSIVSEALAVTVKPDPDAAPPPPQEEEEFGPKLPPPSAALSAAAAGESSRCLPPKQEKPTRSKEKHKAKKQHKHKKDKKKKKQKKHKHKGKEKEKKKKSRKSDSSSEGEEDEPGQVSTEELLQRLKSIRSKEVW